In Deltaproteobacteria bacterium, a single window of DNA contains:
- a CDS encoding metalloregulator ArsR/SmtB family transcription factor, translating to MEHKDAVGALAALAQDTRLDIFRLLVETGPEGLPAGQIGKRLGLPLATLSFHLNTLKQAGLVEFRRESRSLIYRSNFETMNDLLRYLTDNCCGGNPEVCGIPVCEPTQEDPWDKTKKTRKTSRVA from the coding sequence ATGGAACACAAGGACGCGGTGGGTGCGCTTGCGGCGCTCGCGCAGGACACGCGCCTGGACATCTTTCGGTTGCTGGTGGAAACAGGCCCCGAGGGACTGCCCGCCGGACAGATCGGGAAGCGGCTCGGGCTGCCCCTGGCGACCCTTTCGTTTCACCTCAATACGCTGAAGCAGGCCGGGCTGGTGGAGTTCAGGCGGGAATCGCGTTCTCTGATCTACCGGTCCAACTTCGAGACCATGAACGATTTGCTCCGCTATCTGACGGACAACTGTTGCGGCGGCAATCCCGAGGTCTGCGGCATCCCGGTATGCGAGCCGACGCAAGAAGATCCATGGGACAAGACCAAGAAAACCCGAAAGACCTCCCGCGTCGCCTGA
- a CDS encoding aquaporin family protein: MGQDQENPKDLPRRLTAEAVGTAFLLAAVVGSGIMGERLAGGNDAVALLANTVSTGAALSVLILVFGPISGAHFNPAVTVAEGFLGGLAWRDVPGYVAVQIIGAVAGVIVANLMFDEPAVFFSQKHRVGAGQWLGEFVATFGLLSVIQG; the protein is encoded by the coding sequence ATGGGACAAGACCAAGAAAACCCGAAAGACCTCCCGCGTCGCCTGACCGCCGAGGCCGTCGGCACGGCGTTCCTGCTGGCCGCGGTGGTGGGCTCCGGCATCATGGGCGAACGGCTGGCCGGCGGCAACGACGCGGTGGCGCTGCTGGCCAACACCGTGTCCACGGGCGCGGCCCTCTCGGTGCTGATCCTGGTGTTCGGCCCCATCTCGGGCGCCCACTTCAACCCGGCCGTGACCGTGGCCGAGGGCTTCCTGGGCGGGCTGGCGTGGCGTGACGTCCCCGGCTACGTGGCCGTGCAGATCATCGGCGCCGTCGCCGGCGTCATCGTCGCCAACCTGATGTTCGACGAGCCCGCGGTGTTCTTCTCGCAGAAGCATCGTGTCGGGGCGGGGCAATGGCTCGGCGAGTTCGTCGCCACCTTCGGGCTGCTGTCGGTGATCCAGGGC